CAACTGTATAGAATGTGGCTCCTGTTCCTATATATGTCCAGCTCAAAGACCACTGGTTCATTACATCAGACTGGGTAAAGCACAGTTAAACGAACAACAACAGTCGGAATAAGGAGGATTTTGTGAAATGAATTCCGAAGATCTCGTTATTTCATCTTCACCTCATGTAAGGGATGAAGAAACTGTTCTGGGAATAATGTGGAAAGTTGTGCTGGCCTTGATACCAGCCACTGCCTGGGCTTCTTACTTTTTTGGGACTCAAACGCTGTCTATTGTGGGAGTTTGCATAGTTGTTTGTACCGCATCAGAGTACGTGTTTCAAAAAATTAGAGGGACCGAGATAACTATTAGTGATGGCAGTGCGGTGCTTACCGGTTTACTTCTGGCGCTGACCCTTCCCCCTGCTATACCCCTCTGGACAGCTGCTATTGGCGCTTTTGTTTCTATAATACTGGGCAAGCAGGTTTTTGGAGGGCTGGGTAGCAATCCTTTCAATCCAGCTCTTGTGGGAAGAGCTTTTATTACTGCTTCATATCCGGTTATCATGACCACCTGGACTGTAGATGGCGAAACAATGGCGACTCCGCTGGCTCAGTATGCTGATGGTGTGAGGCCTGAATACTGGGATCTATTTATTGGAAATGTGGCCGGTTCTCTGGGGGAGACTTCAGCCTTTTTCCTGCTATTGGGAGCTGCCTATCTGATATATTCCGGAGTGCTTAACTGGCGAATACCTGCAGGAATGATAGTCACTGTGATGGTCTTTACAGGCATTATCGGCCATGATCCTTTATTTCATCTGCTGGCCGGCAGTTTGATATTGGGAGCGTTTTATATGGCTACAGATATGGTAACGACTCCGGTAACACCCCGGGGGCGCTGGATTTTTGGCATAGGAGCAGGTTTTTTGGTTGTGCTTATACGAGTCTGGGGCGGGTACGAAGAGGGAGTTATGTATGCGATTCTCTTGATGAATATGACAGTTCCTCTTGTAGATAGATTCTCCAGACCTAAAAGCTTAGGGGAGGTGGAATAATGGCTGATAAAAGAGCGTCTATAAAAAGGTTGATCATTACTTTAACCTTTATTGGTGCTTTTGGTTCTTTGTTCCTGGCCTTTGTTTTTAGTTGGACTAACCCTTATATCCTCGAGCATGAAGCTCGAGCCAGAGAGGAAGCAATTTTTACTTGTCTTCCAGGGTCAGTCGACTATGAAGAGGAAGAGATAGATGATCATACTTTTTATACAGGAATCGATGAGCATGAACAAAGAGTGGGTATAGCAGTCGAGTACAGTGTGGCTGGGTATCAGGGGTTTGTAGATGTTATGGTCGGAGTTGATCCTGAAGCAGGAGAAGTAATAGGAGCTCATGTATTAAATCACGAAGAAACTCCCGGGTTGGGAGCGCGAATTACTGAAGATGAATTTTTGGATAATTTCCGCGATCTGCCCGTAGGAGATTACGAGGTTGTAGACAGCCCAGAAGAAGAACGTGAAATAGAAGGAATTGCTGGAGCTACGATCTCGGCAGAGGCAGTTAAAGAAGCAGTTTCCGAAGCCGGTGAACTTATTATGGAAAATTACGGGGGTGGGAATTAGTGAAAGGCTTAATATCTATATTTCGCAACGGGCTTTGGGCCGAGAACCCTGTTTTTAAGCTTGTTTTAGGCCTGTGCCCTGCTCTGGCAGTTACAAATACTGTTGAAAACGGTTTTGCCATGGGGCTTGCTACCTCTTTTGTGTTGATATCTTCAGAAATTGTAATTTCTTTAATTCGAGACTATATACCGGATGACGTAAGAATACCGAGTTTTATTTTAGTTATAGTAATTTTTGTTACATTTACCGATTATTTTTTGGCCGCGTTTTTCCCTGGAATTTCAGATGCTCTTTCACTTTTTATCCCCCTGATTGTAACCAATTGTCTAATAATGGGTAGATCAGAGGCTTTTGCATCCAGAAATCCTCTTCACAAATCAATAACTGATGGCATAGGAATGGGTATAGGCTTTACCTGGGTTCTGGTAGTTCTCAGTGCGATCAGAGAAATTTTAGGTATGGGAACTTTTCTTGGTATGGATATTATGGGAGCTGAATATCCGCAGATGATAATTATGATTTTACCCAGCGGTGCTTTTCTTACTCTGGGGCTTATGGTCGGCATTATAAAAGTAATCGATAGAAAGGTGGGGGCTCAAAATGATTGAATTTGAACATCTAATATTTCTTTTTATTGGTACAGTATTAGTAAATAACTTTGTCCTCATTCAATTTTTGGGGATATGCCCCTTTTTGGGAGTATCCTCTTATGTAGAAACAGCTTTTAATATGGGACTTGCTACAACTTTTGTAATGACCATGACGGCCTTTATAGTCTATCTGGTCAACACTTTCATACTGGAAGCATTAAATCTGGTTTTTTTGCAGTACATGGCTTTCATCATAGTTATAGCTTCGCTGGTACAGCTTGTGGAAATGGTGATAAGATATGTAAGTCCAGTTCTTTATAAAGCTCTGGGAATTTATCTGCCTCTCATCACTACAAATTGTGCCATAATGGGTATGGCCTTGATGATTCCACTTGAAGGTTATGGGTTTATAGAAAGTGTGGTTTTTGGCTTTGCAGCAGGAGTGGGTTTCACATTGGCAATAGTCCTGATAGCAGGGTTGAGAGAAAAACTGCAGTTTGAAGATGTACCAGAAAGTCTGCAGGGTGTACCTATAACTTTAATAATGGCCGGAATAATGGGACTGGCATTTATGGGCTTTGCTGGCATGATCACTGTTTAAACAAGGAGGTTATAACAGGATGGATTCTCTTTTTATATATTCCTTAGCAAGTATGGGCGGTATAGCGGCTATACTTGCTGCTGGTCTGGGCATTGCTTCCAGAAAGTTTGAAGTGGAGACAGACCCCAAAGTTGACGCGGTGAACGAAGCTTTACCCGGGGCCAATTGTGGTGCCTGTGGATATGCTGGCTGTGACGGTTTTGCCGAAGCAG
This DNA window, taken from Halarsenatibacter silvermanii, encodes the following:
- a CDS encoding RnfABCDGE type electron transport complex subunit D, producing MNSEDLVISSSPHVRDEETVLGIMWKVVLALIPATAWASYFFGTQTLSIVGVCIVVCTASEYVFQKIRGTEITISDGSAVLTGLLLALTLPPAIPLWTAAIGAFVSIILGKQVFGGLGSNPFNPALVGRAFITASYPVIMTTWTVDGETMATPLAQYADGVRPEYWDLFIGNVAGSLGETSAFFLLLGAAYLIYSGVLNWRIPAGMIVTVMVFTGIIGHDPLFHLLAGSLILGAFYMATDMVTTPVTPRGRWIFGIGAGFLVVLIRVWGGYEEGVMYAILLMNMTVPLVDRFSRPKSLGEVE
- a CDS encoding RnfABCDGE type electron transport complex subunit G, which codes for MADKRASIKRLIITLTFIGAFGSLFLAFVFSWTNPYILEHEARAREEAIFTCLPGSVDYEEEEIDDHTFYTGIDEHEQRVGIAVEYSVAGYQGFVDVMVGVDPEAGEVIGAHVLNHEETPGLGARITEDEFLDNFRDLPVGDYEVVDSPEEEREIEGIAGATISAEAVKEAVSEAGELIMENYGGGN
- the rsxE gene encoding electron transport complex subunit RsxE, with the protein product MKGLISIFRNGLWAENPVFKLVLGLCPALAVTNTVENGFAMGLATSFVLISSEIVISLIRDYIPDDVRIPSFILVIVIFVTFTDYFLAAFFPGISDALSLFIPLIVTNCLIMGRSEAFASRNPLHKSITDGIGMGIGFTWVLVVLSAIREILGMGTFLGMDIMGAEYPQMIIMILPSGAFLTLGLMVGIIKVIDRKVGAQND
- the rsxA gene encoding electron transport complex subunit RsxA, which codes for MIEFEHLIFLFIGTVLVNNFVLIQFLGICPFLGVSSYVETAFNMGLATTFVMTMTAFIVYLVNTFILEALNLVFLQYMAFIIVIASLVQLVEMVIRYVSPVLYKALGIYLPLITTNCAIMGMALMIPLEGYGFIESVVFGFAAGVGFTLAIVLIAGLREKLQFEDVPESLQGVPITLIMAGIMGLAFMGFAGMITV